The proteins below are encoded in one region of Apium graveolens cultivar Ventura chromosome 4, ASM990537v1, whole genome shotgun sequence:
- the LOC141720074 gene encoding uncharacterized protein LOC141720074 yields MLQTFRDDGWNELIVDVSKFCEKFEIDVPDMDAISMPRGRSREFDQIRLLSLEDQLSSYIVDMRSNADFQNLKDIHDLAQKMVQKHKDMGFPWVYMLIKLSLILPVVTATVERGLSAMKLVKTTLRNRMGDIWLNDCLITYIERDIFQTIENEEIMKRFQSMKDRPMIL; encoded by the exons atgttaCAAACATTCAGAGATGATGGATGGAATGAGTTAATTGTTGATGTTTCCAAATTCTGTGAAAAGTTTGAGATCGATGTCCCAGATATGGATGCTATCTCTATGCCTCGTGGAAGATCAAGAG aatttgatcaaATTCGTCTTCTATCACTTGAAGACCAGCTTTCTAGCTATATAGTTGACATGAGAAGTAATGctgattttcaaaatttgaagGACATCCATGATCTTGCTCAAAAAATGGTTCAAAAACACAAAGATATGGGATTTCCTTGGGTTTATATGTTGATAAAATTGTCACTAATTCTACCGGTTGTAACTGCAACAGTTGAGAGAGGACTTTCAGCAATGAAACTTGTTAAAACTACGCTTCGGAATAGAATGGGAGATATTTGGTtgaatgattgtttgataacATATATTGAGAGAGATATTTTTCAAACAATTGAAAATGAAGAAATTATGAAACGATTTCAGAGTATGAAAGATAGGCCGATGATCTTGTAA
- the LOC141720075 gene encoding uncharacterized protein LOC141720075, with translation MLTSCTCNLISFNHLLIVLKSAIDVLFATRGLSISRIRGQGFDGASNMNRHISGLKSLIQAENASAFYVHCFAHQLQLTLVAVSKKHDKICSFFDHLASLVNFVGASCKRKELVVVKQIEKLAEEISQGNRMTGKGLNQEAVLKRPGDTRWGSHYHTILSVISLFSPALDVLEEIKDMPSFHENKGEIYRLIDAMNDFEFIFLLHLMRKVLGITNDLSQVLQRKDQDLANAYVW, from the coding sequence atgttaacatcatgtacatgcaatttgatatcTTTTAACCATCTCTTGATTGTCCTAAAATCAGCAATTGACGTACTCTTTGCCACACGTGGTCTGAGCATATCGCGTATTCGTGGTCAAGGTTTTGACGGGGCTAGTAATATGAACAGACATATTAGTGGGCTAAAAAGTTTAATACAAGCAGAAAATGCATCTGCCTTTTATGTGCATTGCTTTGCTCATCAATTACAGCTCACACTTGTTGCAGTTTCAAAAAAGCATGATAAAATTTGCTCATTTTTTGACCATCTAGCATCTTTGGTGAATTTTGTTGGGGCTTCTTGCAAGAGAAAAGAATTAGTCGTGGTGAAACAAATAGAAAAGTTAGCTGAAGAAATATCCCAAGGCAATCGAATGACTGGTAAAGGCTTGAATCAAGAGGCAGTTCTTAAACGTCCTGGAGATACAAGATGGGGTTCGCATTATCATACAATTCTAAGTGTGATTTCTTTATTTTCACCGGCCCTTGATGTGCTTGAAGAAATAAAAGACATGCCTTCCTTTCATGAAAATAAAGGAGAGATTTATAGACTTATTGATGCAATGAATGACTTTGAGTTTATTTTTCTATTGCATTTGATGAGAAAAGTTTTAGGAATCACAAATGACTTATCACAAGTACTACAAAGAAAAGACCAGGATCTTGCTAATGCTTATGTTTGGTAa